Genomic window (Streptosporangium brasiliense):
TCGCCCGGGTGCTCGCGGTGGAGCCCGAACCGCGGCTGCGCCGGCTCGCGCGGGCGGCCGCCCGCGCGGCCCCGGTCCCGGTCGAGGTGGTCGGCGGCCTCGCCGACCGCCTTCCAGGCGGAGACCGGACCTTCGACGCCGCGGTGGTGTCGATGGTGCTCTGCTCGGTGCCGGATCCCGACTCGGCGTTGCGGGAGATCCGCCGGGTGCTCAAGCCCGGCGGCCAACTGCGCTTCCTGGAGCACGTCCGGGCCGACTCGGCCGGCCTGGTCCGGGTGCAGCGGCTGCTGGACGCCACCGTGTGGCCGCGCCTTGCCGGCGGCTGTCACACCGGCCGTGACAGTGCCGCGGCGATCGAG
Coding sequences:
- a CDS encoding class I SAM-dependent methyltransferase; this translates as MPETQVNHPIFARCYARVSPVVERHGLAARRQTLLAGLSGQVIEVGAGNGLTFAHYPPTVARVLAVEPEPRLRRLARAAARAAPVPVEVVGGLADRLPGGDRTFDAAVVSMVLCSVPDPDSALREIRRVLKPGGQLRFLEHVRADSAGLVRVQRLLDATVWPRLAGGCHTGRDSAAAIERAGFVMERLERFLLPEVRTPVSFFIVGVASRPPAAGAR